In Paramormyrops kingsleyae isolate MSU_618 chromosome 5, PKINGS_0.4, whole genome shotgun sequence, one DNA window encodes the following:
- the LOC111845475 gene encoding WD repeat domain phosphoinositide-interacting protein 2-like, with amino-acid sequence MNLASQSGEAGGCQLLFANFNQDNTSLAVGTKSGYKFFSLSSVDKLEQIYECTDTEDVSIVERLFSSSLVAIVSLKAPRKLKVCHFKKGTEICNYSYSNTILAVKLNRQRLIVCLEESLYIHNIRDMKVLHTIRETPPNPSGLCALSISNDNCYLAYPGSATIGEVQVFDTINLRAANMIAAHDSPLAALAFDASGTKLATASEKGTVIRVFSIPEGQKLFEFRRGVKRCVSICSLAFSMEGLYLSASSNTETVHIFKLESQKEKPQEEPTTWTGYFGKVLMASTSYLPAQVTEMFNQGRAFATVRLPFSGHKNICALAIIQKIPRLLVASADGYLYMYNLDPQEGGECSLMKQHKLDGSTEPPKEILEPTNHERPLVAQTYSVPLAKGYSEDQGAVGGPGVEDDMSSLRLEEESEQPPMILLE; translated from the exons ATGAACCTGGCCAGCCAGAGCGGGGAGGCCGGCGGCTGCCAGCTCCTCTTCGCTAACTTCAACCAGGACAACAC GTCCCTAGCAGTTGGAACAAAATCTGGATACAAATTTTTCTCACTGTCCTCAGTCGATAAGTTGGAACAGATATATGAATGCA CTGACACTGAAGATGTGAGCATTGTGGAAAGACTCTTCTCCAGTAGCCTTGTTGCCATCGTAAGCCTTAAAGCTCCCCGGAAGCTTAAAGTGTGTCACTTTAAGAAAGGGACAGAGATTTGCAACTACAGTTACTCCAACACTATTTTGGCTGTCAAGCTCAACAGACAG AGGTTGATAGTATGTTTGGAGGAATCGCTTTATATCCACAACATCAGGGATATGAAAGTGCTGCACACCATTCGGGAAACACCTCCAAACCCTTCAG GGCTTTGTGCGCTGTCTATTAGCAATGACAATTGCTATCTGGCATATCCAGGAAGTGCCACAATAGGAGAAGTTCAGGTTTTTGACACGATCAATCTG CGGGCCGCTAACATGATCGCAGCCCATGATAGCCCCTTGGCGGCACTGGCCTTTGACGCGAGCGGCACAAAACTTGCTACAGCCTCCGAGAAG GGGACTGTGATTCGAGTGTTTTCCATTCCAGAGGGTCAGAAGCTCTTTGAATTCCGGAGGGGAGTGAAGAG ATGTGTCAGCATCTGTTCTCTTGCCTTCAGTATGGAAGGCCTGTATCTGTCTGCCTCCAGCAACACTGAGACTGTACATATTTTCAAGCTGGAGTCACAGAAAGAAAA gccACAGGAGGAGCCAACGACCTGGACGGGGTACTTTGGGAAGGTGCTGATGGCATCTACGAGCTACTTACCTGCCCAGGTCACGGAGATGTTTAACCAGGGCAGGGCCTTCGCTACAGTCAGGCTGCCCTTTTCCGGGCACAAGAATATCTGTGCGCTGGCCAT AATTCAGAAGATCCCCCGGCTTCTGGTGGCCTCTGCAGACGGATACCTCTACATGTACAACCTGGACCCACAGGAGGGGGGCGAGTGCTCACTAATGAAGCAGCACAA ATTGGATGGCAGCACGGAGCCGCCCAAAGAAATACTGGAACCAACCAATCACGAGCGTCCACTTGTGGCACAGACCTATAGTGTGCCATTAGCCAAAG GTTATTCGGAGGACCAGGGGGCTGTCGGAGGCCCCGGTGTGGAAGATGACATGAGTTCCCTGCGACTGGAAGAAGAGAGCGAACAACCCCCCATGATCCTTTTGGAGTGA